The Montipora foliosa isolate CH-2021 chromosome 14, ASM3666993v2, whole genome shotgun sequence genome window below encodes:
- the LOC137985152 gene encoding forkhead box protein A2-A-like, with protein sequence MMEAMNPSNTGAGLGVGNPQTHGHPPMDDGKSKQAKEKVYRRSYTHAKPPYSYISLITMAIQQSPNKMLTLSEIYQFIMDLFPFYRQNQQRWQNSIRHSLSFNDCFVKVPRSPDRPGKGSYWTLHPDCGNMFENGCYLRRQKRFKADKKPSLSDLPKPGLLSPVVSSMHHQKVQGPKSLGAPGFLAPSPYSAMSAMGMGMGAMGSMSMNKSFNHPFAIKNIIASDHEADLRGFDPMHFSPYHPAGMSSSMSSLGLPKPYDSNPITTEPSPYYQGCVFTPSSCAGIAGFSNLS encoded by the coding sequence ATGATGGAAGCGATGAATCCCAGCAACACAGGGGCTGGTTTGGGAGTTGGAAATCCACAAACTCACGGTCATCCTCCCATGGACGACGGGAAGAGCAAGCAAGCGAAGGAGAAAGTCTATCGCCGGAGCTACACTCATGCGAAGCCGCCATACTCGTATATCTCCCTCATAACTATGGCCATCCAACAGTCACCTAACAAGATGCTAACGCTAAGCGAGATCTATCAATTTATAATGGACTTATTTCCGTTCTACAGACAAAACCAACAGCGATGGCAGAACTCGATTCGGCATAGCCTGTCGTTCAACGACTGCTTCGTTAAAGTTCCTCGTTCGCCCGACAGACCTGGCAAGGGAAGTTACTGGACACTGCATCCAGACTGTGGAAATATGTTCGAGAACGGCTGTTATCTTCGCCGACAGAAACGCTTCAAGGCGGACAAAAAACCGAGCCTTAGTGACCTTCCAAAACCCGGTTTGCTCAGTCCCGTAGTCTCGTCGATGCACCATCAGAAAGTGCAAGGACCGAAGAGTTTAGGCGCACCAGGTTTTCTCGCCCCGTCTCCGTACAGCGCTATGAGTGCAATGGGGATGGGCATGGGTGCGATGGGGTCAATGTCAATGAACAAATCTTTCAACCATCCCTTCGCCATCAAGAACATCATTGCATCCGACCATGAAGCGGATCTCAGAGGCTTCGACCCGATGCACTTCAGCCCTTACCACCCCGCGGGAATGTCTTCCTCTATGTCTTCTCTAGGACTTCCTAAACCGTACGATTCTAACCCCATCACGACAGAGCCGAGCCCATATTACCAAGGATGCGTGTTTACACCTTCGAGTTGTGCGGGAATCGCCGGGTTTTCGAACCTATCGTGA